One Loxodonta africana isolate mLoxAfr1 chromosome 4, mLoxAfr1.hap2, whole genome shotgun sequence genomic region harbors:
- the LOC100663385 gene encoding cyclic AMP-dependent transcription factor ATF-7 isoform X4, protein MSLPSTPDIKVKEEEPVQVDSSPPESPASSPCSPPLKEKELAPKPVVISTPTPTIVRPGSLPLHLGYDPLHPTLPSPTSVITQAPPSNRQLGSPTGSLPLVMHLANGQTMPVLPGPPVQMPSVISLARPVSMVPNIPGIPGPPVNSSGSVSPSGHPIPSEAKMRLKATLTHQVSSLNGGCGMVVGTASTMVTARPEQSQTLIQHPDAPSPAQPQVSPAQPTPSTGGRRRRTVDEDPDERRQRFLERNRAAASRCRQKRKLWVSSLEKKAEELTSQNIQLSNEVTLLRNEVAQLKQLLLAHKDCPVTALQKKTQGYLESPKESSEPTGSPAPVIQHSSATAASNGLSVRSAAEAVATSVLTQMASHRTELSMPIQSHVIMTPQSQSAGR, encoded by the exons GAGCTTGCCCCCAAGCCTGTCGTGATCTCTACCCCCACGCCCACCATCGTACGCCCTGGGTCCCTGCCTCTCCACTTGGGCTATGATCCACTTCACCCAACCCTTCCCTCCCCAACCTCTGTCATCACACAGGCTCCACCATCCAACAGGCAACTGGG GTCTCCTACTGGCTCCCTCCCTCTCGTCATGCATCTTGCTAATGGACAGACCATGCCTGTGCTGCCAGGGCCTCCGGTACAGATGCCTTCTGTTATATCG CTGGCCAGACCTGTGTCCATGGTACCCAACATTCCTGGTATCCCTGGCCCACCAGTTAACAGCAGTGGTTCCGTTTCTCCCTCTGGCCACCCCATACCATCAGAAGCCAAAATG AGACTAAAAGCCACTCTGACCCACCAAGTCTCCTCACTCAATGGTGGTTGTGGAATGGTGGTGGGCACTGCCAGCACCATGGTGACGGCACGTCCAGAGCAGAGCCAGACCCTCATCCAGCACCCTGATGCCCCATCCCCTGCCCAGCCGCAG GTCTCACCAGCCCAGCCCACCCCTAGTACTGGGGGAAGACGGCGGCGCACAGTGGATGAAGACCCAGATGAACGGCGGCAGCGGTTTCTGGAGCGCAACCGGGCTGCAGCCTCCCGCTGTCGCCAGAAGCGGAAGCTGTGGGTGTCCTCCCTAGAGAAGAAGGCAGAAGAACTCACTTCCCAGAACATTCAGCTGAGT AATGAAGTGACATTACTACGCAATGAAGTGGCTCAGTTGAAACAGCTGCTGTTAGCTCATAAAGACTGCCCAGTCACTGCACTACAGAAAAAGACCCAAGGCTATCTAG AAAGCCCCAAGGAAAGCTCAGAGCCGACGGGTTCGCCAGCGCCTGTGATTCAGCACAGCTCTGCAACAGCCGCTAGCAATGGCCTCAGTGTTCGCTCTGCTGCTGAAGCTGTGGCCACCTCGGTCCTCACTCAGATGGCCAGCCACAGGACAGAACTGAGCATGCCAATACAGTCGCATGTGATCATGACCCCACAGTCCCAGTCTGCCGGCAGATGA